A region from the Pelagovum pacificum genome encodes:
- a CDS encoding entericidin A/B family lipoprotein yields MKTYLLIASLAVLSACNTVAGVGQDVQNAGQVMTGEAREQQGACINGMLADGTPC; encoded by the coding sequence ATGAAAACCTACCTGCTGATAGCCAGCCTTGCCGTCCTGAGTGCCTGCAACACCGTCGCCGGTGTTGGACAAGACGTTCAGAACGCCGGGCAGGTCATGACCGGAGAAGCCCGCGAGCAACAGGGTGCCTGTATTAACGGTATGCTGGCGGACGGGACGCCTTGCTAG
- a CDS encoding DUF3072 domain-containing protein, protein MTDDPKSNPHGNAEKDPEDWVSGDDPMTGAQASYLKTLCESAGEEFDDSLTKAEASERIDALKAGN, encoded by the coding sequence ATGACCGACGATCCCAAGAGCAACCCGCACGGCAACGCCGAGAAGGACCCCGAGGACTGGGTCAGCGGAGACGACCCGATGACCGGCGCGCAGGCGAGCTACCTCAAGACGCTGTGCGAGTCCGCCGGAGAGGAGTTCGACGACAGCCTCACCAAGGCCGAGGCCTCCGAGCGGATCGACGCGCTGAAAGCAGGAAACTGA
- a CDS encoding alpha/beta fold hydrolase gives MLNATVTGEGNDHKLLLAHGLFGSGRNLGIIAKRLSDAFEVTSVDMRNHGSSPWFDTHTYFDMADDLADFADGDVMGHSMGGKAAMVLALRHPEKVRRLIVADIAPVGYQHTQMHLVEAMKALDTDQPSRSAARDALDVPEDVKDFLIQSFDVKNKRWLLNLDVLGAEMDKIVGFPDVSGTFEGPTLFLSGGDSDYVKREHRDRIKSLFPNAKFAKIPGSGHWIHAEKPREFEAAIRTFCS, from the coding sequence ATGCTGAACGCCACCGTCACCGGGGAAGGCAACGATCACAAGCTCCTGCTCGCACATGGGCTATTCGGGTCGGGTCGCAACCTCGGCATCATCGCCAAGCGACTCTCCGACGCGTTCGAGGTGACTTCGGTCGACATGCGCAACCACGGCTCCAGCCCGTGGTTCGACACGCACACCTACTTCGACATGGCCGACGATCTCGCTGATTTCGCGGACGGTGACGTGATGGGACACTCGATGGGGGGCAAGGCGGCGATGGTGCTGGCGCTGCGACACCCCGAGAAGGTCCGCCGCCTCATCGTCGCCGACATCGCGCCAGTCGGCTATCAGCACACGCAGATGCACCTCGTCGAGGCGATGAAAGCACTCGACACCGACCAGCCGTCGCGGAGCGCCGCACGGGACGCGCTGGACGTGCCCGAAGATGTGAAGGATTTCCTGATCCAGAGCTTCGACGTCAAGAACAAGCGCTGGCTGCTTAACCTCGACGTCCTCGGTGCGGAGATGGACAAGATCGTCGGCTTTCCGGACGTCTCGGGCACCTTCGAGGGCCCGACGCTGTTCCTGTCCGGCGGTGACAGCGACTACGTGAAGCGGGAACACCGCGACCGGATCAAGTCGCTGTTCCCCAATGCCAAATTCGCGAAGATCCCCGGATCGGGCCACTGGATCCACGCGGAGAAACCGCGCGAGTTCGAAGCCGCGATCCGGACCTTCTGCAGCTGA
- the glyA gene encoding serine hydroxymethyltransferase: MTDDGFFTEKLASRDPEIWGAIQKELGRQQNEIELIASENVVSAAVLEAQGSVMTNKYAEGYPGRRYYGGCQFVDIAENLAIERACELFSCQFANVQPNSGSQANQGVYTALLQPGDTILGMSLDAGGHLTHGAKPNQSGKWFNAIQYGVRRQDSLPDYDQIQALATEHQPKMIIAGGSAIPRILDFEKFREIADSVGAYLVVDMAHFAGLVAAGIYPSPFPHAHVATTTTHKTLRGPRGGMILTNDEDISKKINSAIFPGIQGGPLMHVIAGKAVAFGEALRPGFKEYQQQVVDNAIALADQLMKGGLDIVTGGTDSHVMLVDLRPKNVKGNATEKALGRAHITCNKNGIPFDPEKPMVTSGVRLGTPAGTTRGFGEAEFRQIGDWIVEVVDGLAANGDEGNADVEAKVKAEVEALCEKFPIYPGL, from the coding sequence ATGACCGACGACGGCTTCTTCACCGAGAAACTTGCCAGCCGCGATCCCGAGATTTGGGGCGCCATCCAGAAAGAACTCGGTCGGCAGCAGAACGAGATCGAGCTGATCGCTTCCGAGAACGTCGTGTCCGCCGCCGTCCTCGAGGCACAGGGCTCGGTGATGACGAACAAGTATGCAGAGGGCTACCCGGGCCGTCGCTACTATGGCGGCTGCCAGTTCGTCGACATCGCCGAAAACCTCGCCATCGAACGCGCATGCGAGCTTTTCTCATGCCAGTTCGCCAACGTGCAGCCGAACTCCGGCTCCCAGGCCAACCAGGGGGTCTATACCGCCCTGCTCCAGCCCGGTGACACGATCCTCGGGATGAGCCTCGACGCCGGCGGGCACCTGACCCACGGCGCCAAGCCGAACCAGTCGGGCAAATGGTTCAATGCGATCCAGTACGGCGTGCGTCGTCAGGACAGCCTGCCCGACTACGACCAGATCCAGGCGCTCGCCACCGAACACCAGCCGAAGATGATCATCGCCGGCGGTTCGGCCATCCCCCGCATCCTCGACTTCGAGAAGTTCCGTGAGATCGCCGACAGCGTGGGCGCCTACCTCGTCGTGGACATGGCCCACTTCGCCGGCCTCGTCGCGGCGGGCATCTACCCCTCGCCCTTCCCGCACGCCCACGTCGCGACGACCACGACGCACAAGACCCTCCGCGGTCCGCGCGGCGGCATGATCCTCACCAACGACGAGGACATCTCGAAGAAGATCAACTCCGCGATCTTCCCCGGCATCCAGGGCGGGCCGCTGATGCACGTGATCGCCGGCAAGGCTGTGGCCTTCGGCGAGGCGCTGCGCCCCGGCTTCAAGGAATATCAGCAGCAGGTGGTCGACAACGCCATCGCACTGGCCGACCAGCTGATGAAGGGCGGGCTCGACATCGTCACCGGCGGCACCGACAGCCACGTGATGCTCGTCGACCTCCGGCCGAAGAATGTGAAGGGCAACGCCACCGAGAAGGCGCTCGGCCGCGCGCACATCACCTGCAACAAGAACGGCATTCCCTTCGACCCGGAAAAACCGATGGTCACCTCCGGCGTCCGCCTCGGCACGCCGGCCGGCACCACGCGCGGCTTCGGTGAGGCCGAGTTCCGGCAGATCGGCGACTGGATCGTCGAAGTGGTCGACGGGCTCGCTGCCAACGGGGACGAAGGCAACGCCGACGTCGAAGCCAAGGTGAAAGCCGAGGTCGAGGCGCTGTGCGAGAAGTTCCCGATCTACCCCGGGCTCTAG
- a CDS encoding NAD kinase — protein sequence MSPRRIAFRASSSPIAEEARLALTEAHGDVSLEEAEVIVALGGDGFMLQTLHATQHLPAPVFGMNRGTVGFLMNEYRSAGLIERLAASEEAVIHPLHMTATTVAGEVHESLAINEVSLLRAGPQAAKLRITVDDRLRMAELVCDGALVATPAGSTAYNYSAHGPILPIDSKVLAITAVAAFRPRRWRGALVPISATVNFEVLEPNKRPVMAVADSASVPDVARVEIKSSPDISHRILFDPGHGLEERLIREQFV from the coding sequence ATGTCCCCGCGTCGCATCGCATTTCGTGCCAGCTCTTCTCCCATCGCGGAGGAGGCACGCCTCGCCCTGACCGAGGCGCATGGCGACGTGTCGCTCGAAGAGGCGGAGGTGATCGTTGCGCTCGGCGGGGACGGCTTCATGCTCCAGACGCTGCACGCGACACAGCACTTGCCCGCGCCGGTGTTCGGTATGAACCGTGGCACGGTCGGCTTCCTGATGAACGAGTATCGCTCCGCCGGGTTGATCGAGCGGCTGGCCGCGTCCGAAGAGGCGGTCATCCACCCGCTGCACATGACGGCGACGACAGTGGCCGGTGAGGTGCACGAGTCACTCGCCATCAACGAAGTCTCGCTGCTGCGCGCCGGGCCTCAGGCCGCGAAGCTGAGGATCACGGTCGACGACCGGCTCCGGATGGCGGAGCTGGTCTGCGACGGCGCGCTCGTCGCGACGCCCGCCGGGTCGACGGCTTACAATTATTCCGCGCACGGACCGATCCTGCCGATCGATTCGAAGGTGCTCGCCATCACCGCCGTGGCTGCGTTCCGGCCCCGCAGATGGCGTGGCGCGCTCGTCCCGATCTCCGCCACGGTCAATTTCGAGGTGCTAGAGCCTAACAAGCGGCCCGTCATGGCTGTCGCCGACTCGGCCTCGGTGCCCGATGTGGCGCGAGTCGAGATAAAGAGCTCCCCCGACATCTCGCACCGGATCCTTTTCGATCCGGGTCATGGCCTCGAAGAACGGCTGATCCGCGAACAGTTCGTCTGA
- a CDS encoding curlin → MKLVTFIKTSAVSLAIVLGAASPSLADGNYANVHQWGWHNEAGGGQYGFGNRLTVDQGGWGNSSVALQDGNFNKTVIGQNGHHNGALTQQYGRCNVAGIAQFGGHNNASTTQSGNCNASATIQSGHGNSANTTQRGSGNVSVIVQD, encoded by the coding sequence ATGAAACTCGTTACCTTCATCAAGACCTCCGCCGTTTCCCTCGCCATCGTGCTCGGCGCCGCCTCTCCCTCTCTGGCGGACGGCAACTACGCCAACGTTCACCAGTGGGGCTGGCACAATGAAGCGGGCGGCGGCCAGTACGGCTTCGGCAACCGCCTGACGGTCGACCAGGGCGGCTGGGGCAACAGCTCCGTGGCGCTCCAGGACGGCAACTTCAACAAGACGGTCATCGGCCAGAACGGGCACCACAACGGGGCGCTGACCCAGCAGTACGGCCGCTGCAACGTCGCCGGCATCGCCCAATTCGGCGGACACAACAACGCGTCGACGACCCAGTCGGGCAACTGCAACGCGTCCGCCACGATCCAGTCGGGCCACGGCAACAGCGCCAACACCACGCAGCGCGGCTCGGGCAACGTCTCGGTCATCGTGCAGGACTGA
- the csgH gene encoding curli-like amyloid fiber formation chaperone CsgH: protein MIATIRAIAAASAAVVAAACAVPAATGTETATAAPLRCGLQVTEAGGMVTVEGVVQSDTAVSGSYALNLTRSAGGGTAQVQQGGAFTLAAGESGRIGRAEFNGRAADIDGQLTVNVSGADLVCPMMP, encoded by the coding sequence ATGATTGCCACCATTCGCGCCATCGCCGCCGCCTCCGCCGCTGTCGTGGCTGCCGCCTGCGCGGTTCCCGCCGCCACCGGCACCGAGACCGCCACGGCCGCCCCGCTTCGCTGCGGGCTCCAGGTTACCGAGGCCGGCGGGATGGTCACCGTCGAAGGCGTCGTTCAGTCGGACACCGCCGTCTCTGGCTCCTACGCCCTGAACCTCACCCGGTCCGCCGGTGGCGGGACCGCGCAAGTCCAGCAGGGCGGTGCCTTCACCCTCGCCGCCGGCGAAAGCGGCCGGATCGGCCGCGCCGAGTTCAACGGCCGTGCTGCCGATATCGACGGTCAGCTCACCGTCAATGTCAGCGGAGCGGACCTCGTCTGCCCGATGATGCCGTAA
- a CDS encoding curlin: protein MLRTVILSAALSLTAISASADGQISFTVNPTNQKEDALIRFGLAAYMLHKDYETNGQVTQNGINNAAGLYQNGACNTGLIEQNGSGHTGTLSQNGCNNAHGLFQSGNNSNAHVSQSGGQSGLTFVYGF from the coding sequence ATGCTCCGTACCGTCATTCTCTCCGCCGCTCTCAGCCTCACCGCGATCTCCGCCTCCGCCGATGGCCAGATCAGCTTCACCGTGAACCCGACGAACCAGAAGGAAGACGCTCTGATCCGTTTCGGACTTGCCGCCTACATGCTGCACAAGGACTACGAGACGAACGGTCAGGTCACCCAGAACGGCATCAACAACGCCGCCGGGCTCTACCAGAACGGCGCCTGCAATACCGGCCTAATCGAGCAGAACGGTTCCGGCCACACCGGCACGCTGAGCCAGAACGGCTGCAACAACGCGCACGGCCTGTTCCAGTCCGGCAACAACTCCAACGCGCATGTCAGCCAGAGCGGCGGACAGTCGGGGCTGACGTTCGTCTACGGGTTCTGA
- a CDS encoding M15 family metallopeptidase, protein MESPFSLAPSRRVTLVAATLLAFIGGAALAQDCRAVDWTRAFLPGGGDPIETAIETAYPGSDLDWAAGIFTTPDGLQVPAVPASDATPAERLAAATFGDQFTVVYPLEFDLSARLEPWADPGRYRDEGFLRALYGDSAEEVRQSLVRVGYNDGAITAEFFVTSRHCVYAQLQAALDRIENQDNGEMFMSIGGSFNWRTIAGTERLSVHSFGAAVDINSQLGGYWRWSGATEGAVGEFDNRVPRDLVEAMERYGFIWGGKWHHFDGMHFEYRPELILYARLMR, encoded by the coding sequence ATGGAGTCCCCTTTTTCTCTGGCGCCATCTAGGCGTGTCACCCTCGTCGCGGCAACCCTTCTGGCCTTCATTGGCGGAGCGGCGCTGGCACAGGATTGCCGGGCGGTCGACTGGACGCGGGCGTTCTTGCCCGGCGGCGGCGACCCCATAGAGACGGCGATCGAGACGGCCTATCCCGGCAGCGACCTGGACTGGGCCGCCGGTATCTTTACCACGCCCGATGGACTCCAGGTCCCGGCCGTGCCCGCCAGCGACGCCACCCCGGCCGAGCGGCTCGCCGCCGCGACGTTCGGGGACCAGTTCACGGTCGTCTATCCGCTGGAATTCGACCTCTCCGCCCGGCTCGAGCCATGGGCCGATCCGGGGCGCTATCGGGACGAGGGGTTTCTGCGGGCGCTCTATGGCGACAGCGCCGAGGAGGTCCGCCAGAGCCTCGTGCGTGTGGGCTACAACGACGGTGCGATCACGGCGGAGTTCTTTGTCACCTCGCGGCACTGCGTCTACGCCCAGCTCCAGGCGGCGCTCGATCGGATCGAGAACCAGGACAACGGCGAGATGTTCATGTCGATCGGCGGCAGCTTCAACTGGCGCACCATCGCCGGCACCGAGCGCCTGTCCGTGCATTCCTTCGGCGCCGCGGTCGACATCAACAGCCAGCTTGGTGGCTACTGGCGCTGGTCCGGGGCGACCGAGGGCGCGGTCGGCGAGTTCGACAACCGCGTCCCCCGCGACCTTGTGGAGGCGATGGAGCGCTACGGCTTCATCTGGGGCGGCAAGTGGCACCATTTCGACGGCATGCACTTCGAGTACCGGCCGGAGCTGATCCTCTACGCGCGGCTGATGAGATAG